ATATTTGGGATATTGTCTTTTTCCATTCGCTTATTCCTTAAGCTAAAGAGTGTCGTGGGGCCAAGACAAGTTGAACAGGAAGCTTGGGGAGTCACCCAGGGAgtaggaaaagggagaaaggctCAGATTCAAGGGGAAGTAAACCTATACTGAGGAGGGGGCGGCTCTGTCTGTAGGAGATTGATGGAACCAGTGTGGACAACAGGGCAgaccctttttctctccctgggtCCAGCTGATCCAACCAGGGCTGGCAGCAGGTGGAACACACTCACTGAGGCAGGGGTTGTAGGAAAAGGACTCTTCCAGCTGCTCACACTCCTCCTGCAGGTTGCCACTGCCTCGGCAGGTGCAGCTTAAGGCAACACTGATGTTGACATTGCTGACAAAGTTAGGAGTCATAGCAGtccctggggggggcggggtgaagAAAGGATTGTCAGGGCCTAGGTCACCCAAATTTCAacccctcactctctgccaccTGTCTCAGTACCACTCCACTTGGGTTCAGTCTCCAGAGCATTCTCATCCCCAGGACTAGCCACCCTGTGGGCTCCCTTCAGATGGCCCCCAGCCTCACCAATCATCCCCATGTATGCTCGCAGACATCTGGATTGCTCTGTTGCACAGGTCCCTAGGATGTCCAGAGGATGGCAGTGGGTCTGAAAATCCACCAGGCGAGATCTGGAAGAAGGGAAATTTCAAGAGTCCCCATTGAGGGTCTACCTTGCAGCCTTCACCCTTGCACCCCTTTAGTTGACAGACCCATCTTCATGCCAAATCCTCCTCTGCTTTCAGGGCCTGGTCCAGGGCTTCCCTCTTAGCGAAGCCTGTGCCTCTCACAATTAAGGGCATGATCACCCCAGTCCCAAAGCACGCCGCTCTGAATTTGGGCTCCACAATCCCTAAGTATGAGATTTCAAGCAGCTTCTTCAACCTCAGTATTCTCAACTATGAATAGAAATGAAGACAGTACTTCCTCATGGTTCTTGAGAGGGTGAGATGAGAGACTGCATGTACAGCATTTAGCATAGTTGTCGGTACATATGAAGTGTTCATTAAATGTGAGATACTGTTATTATCAACACTGATCCTACAATAGGTAAGGCTGGTTATCTTCAGGTGATGCAATTACAAGTAtgtttttctgtacatatttccACAATTTTCCTAACGTTTTGCTTTTTATTGGATAGgtggtttctttctctgtcacccCCAGCCAAATGCAAATTCCATCCAAGTATCTTAGTCTTCTAGCCCCGCACTTGTTACATAATGGTAACAGCTATCAGCACCACAATAGGCAGTCTAGCAGAGCAGTTAGGCTAGATTCCAGGCCAGACTTCTTTACTCCAGACCTCATTCAGTAACCTGACTTACTACCTGGATGAGCCTCAACAAGCTGTTTAAACATTCTCTGCTCTGGTTTCTTCTCTGTAAAGTGCagatgataaaaaaacaaaaaaacaggggcacctgggtggctcagttgttaagtctctgactttggctcaggtcagatcccacattcgtgggtttgagccccgcatcaggctctgtgctgacagctagctcagggcctggagcctgtttcagattctgtgtctccctctctctctgaccctccccctctcatgctctgtctcttctgtatcaaaaatagattttaaaaaattaaaaaaaaaacaaaaaaacaaaacaaacaaacaaacaaaacccagcacCATCTATCTTACAAAGTTCTTGTAAGGTTTACAAGAGTTAATACATGCTAAGTACCTAAAACAGTACCTAGCCCATAGTAAGTACTCACTAAGTGTTGGTGGTATGGTGATTGAGAgcttttatatagtattttacaGAAGAAGGAAGTGAGGCtaagagaggttaaataaccttgcccaaggttacagagAAATAAGGGGTAGAACCAGGCTGCAAAACAAGGTTGGTGTGACTCTCACTGTCAACAAATTCTACTTGAGCAGATGATAACTTCAATTTGGTGAATGTTTTGTCctgagaaagcaaaggaaagccAGGTCAGAATTTCAAATTTTCTGGACAATATGCATCAAACACCTTACCAATGATTGTATACTTCGATTTGGTAATGGCAGTTGTGGCCACACATCCTAAGTAATAATTAGATTTGTTTCACAAAGATTAATGAACAAGAGTgatatttattgcattatttataGCAATAAAAAAGCAACCTAAACATGCAACAATAGAGGAAGGATTAAATAAAGTATGGGGCATCCATAAAGGAATGCAACGcaggcatttaaaaatgaagttgtcAAAGGacagtaaaagacaaaataagcaccaccatttattgagcacttactctgcACCACTAAGCTAAGCACTCTAcataaattatgtaatttaatgCTCACCAGAATCCCATGAGGTCTGTATTATTATCCCACTTTTTACAGAGGACTAAGAGGAACGTTAGATTAAGTGATGGAATTTTAGGTTAAAGTGACAGGCTCAAAATCACACGGCCCTAGGATTTAAATTCACATCTGTCTGACTTTAGAGCCTGTCTTCACCATTGTTACATACTGCCTCCATGGAAAAATGCTCAGGAGATAAGCACATAAGTGAAAAAAGGCAAGATAAAAATACAGTTCTGGAATATCCTGTTTTGTTTATGTGTATAcaaaaaagactggaaggaaatgtTCCCAAAAGTGTGTAGATTTTCTTCAGGTGATGGATTCTGAgtgttattttatatgtttttatattttcttgagtttttacataaataaaaagaaattctttttgaTCACAGGGTTTTCAGAAAATACTACGGGGTGAAGTCAGCCCATGGTCCCTGGGGGGCAAGCCCTGCCCCGCACAGGAAGGCGCCCGGAGGGAGTGGTGTGCACTGCGCCCTTACCCACACCCAGCCCTCCCGCGCCAACACCTGCACCTGCACAGCGGGTCGGCGACGCAGAGGCTCTGCAGCTCCAGGCAGTTGGGGGCCCCAGACGGCAGCGCACAGCTGGGAGCGATGGTGTTGCGCCGGCGTTGCCCGCAGCCCTGGTCGGCCTGCGCGCAGGGGCACAACAGCAGTCCCTGAGCGTGGGGCTCCGACGCCCTCTCGAAGAAGATGCGGAGCTGCCGGAGGCAGGTGTGGCGCTGGCAATGAGACCCGGAGCACGCTTCCACGTAGGCCTTGCGCAGTCGGTCACACTTATCATTAAGAGTGCACAGCATGGCGAACTTGAGGCAGAGGTCTGAGTCTGCGGGGAGAAGGGCACCAAGTCACCACTCCTCTCTGCAAACGTCTAGCCCAGTTTGCTAGGAACCCCTGCAACCCTCTGATTTAACAAGGATGGTGGTAGTGGTAGGAGGAAAGGGAGGACTCCCTGGAATAAGGCCACTGCTAATTCTAGAGATGCCCTCTACCCCTAAAATGTATCTGGTATTTGTGAACTCCCCCATCCTACTCCTCAGCTTTCctaggtgttaaaaaaaaaaaggccataaaCATATtaatttacacttatttattaagACTTGAAGTGGCCAGAAACCTCAAATAACCAAAACCCTTTCCTCAATCCTACGCAGTGAGTGAAATCCAAAACAGATGCAACCAAATTctattgaggatttttgtttggttttgcatCTGTTTGGCCCAGTTTTAATATTATCTGTCTTTAATGATTGATGTGTACATAAAAGTTCCCTGTTCTCTGAGTCTTGGGAAACTATGGTGATATTTCTATTAACAATATTCTAGCAGTCAGAACAATGGAGTAAATGGAACAGGCTATTCCCAGGTTCCTTGTAACTAAGAGTTTATGTATAAATCTCTatgctcttctctcaaaatactaATTCCAACATATGGACTAACTGTACTACAAAGCTCCTATCTTACTCAaaaagtgagtgtgtgtgtgtgtgtgtgtgtgtgtgtgttcctttccAATTAATACAACAGCCTTGCTTTCCTAAAAAACATGCATTTTAGTCCTTGCCAGACAGATGGCTCCCCACCCTGAGTCACCCCTGAGGAGTCACATTCTCTCTCACCATTTTCCCTGCCCAACACCTCGCCCATCCCATTAAAATGGTTCAAAAACAAGCAATTTCCGAGTCTTCAGGGACAAAAAGCTACTTTCCTGGCTGCCTTGAATGAGGGTAAATACTtcatttcagcatttttttttctgggactgCTGCCACTCCATCAAACACTTTGTAGAGACCCACCTTTTGGAACCTGGGAGCCCTAATAGCCTCCCTATTAACTATTGCTCTTTGTTGACATATAAGACCACACCGTGCCCACAGCTCAGACTCCCACCCTGACACAGTGCTTCTTTAGTTACCTGGCAAGCTAGAACTCTCAACACCCCGTCTGGCTTGTGTTCCCCATCAGCCACCCTTCCTTCAGGGTCCAGGCCCACCCCTCATGCCCCAGCCTCAGACTGCCCTCCACACCTGGTTTGAGCATGTTCAGTTTGCTGAGATTCATTTTCCAAGGTTTTCTGGTCACTGTGTCTTCATAGGGGGAGACATCCAGTTCATAGTCACCTAGAGACAAGGTGATAAGAATCCTGAGGACCAGGCTAgggggtgggagcaggagagactgtgagctccttaagGGGATACAATAGGTCTTAAAAGGTCACTGCATAGCTCATAGACTCGGTAGGTACTCAAAAAATGCTGGCTAATAAATCTTATTGGAAGAGAAGGATGAAAGAGTGCAAAGTGTTGCCCAATATGCCTTTGAGGATGCTTCTctaggaaggaagaaatatgGATGAGGTCAAGCGAATAGGAAAGGATGGTCTGGATATTTGGGAAGCCCTGAAAGCTCccaagggaaaaggagaaaagacaagagGATTGAGGGCAAAGTCTCTGGGGAAGCTCTGAAAGAGAACTGATAGGATGAGGAGTGGAAAACAGCGAACAAAAAGTATAGTAAATTGAGTTACTATTTCCAGTTATTCAATAGCTACCCACCCTGGGAGAGGATcatacacccacccacccccactgaCTCAGGTGCCTTGTGACTTTCAGGGCCCCTATGAGAGGAGTATACTTCCACACCCTACTGTAAGGACTGCCCATGTGATTTGCG
This region of Suricata suricatta isolate VVHF042 chromosome 6, meerkat_22Aug2017_6uvM2_HiC, whole genome shotgun sequence genomic DNA includes:
- the GFRA3 gene encoding GDNF family receptor alpha-3 isoform X1; translated protein: MARPPNPGPLSPLLLLLLPLLVPLPLGAADPLPTEGRLGNNCIQARRKCQVDPVCSAAYHHLNSCTSSISTPSATQELLVPEDCREAAQHLRNSSLMSCTCHRRMKNQVACLDIYWTVHLARSLGDYELDVSPYEDTVTRKPWKMNLSKLNMLKPDSDLCLKFAMLCTLNDKCDRLRKAYVEACSGSHCQRHTCLRQLRIFFERASEPHAQGLLLCPCAQADQGCGQRRRNTIAPSCALPSGAPNCLELQSLCVADPLCRSRLVDFQTHCHPLDILGTCATEQSRCLRAYMGMIGTAMTPNFVSNVNISVALSCTCRGSGNLQEECEQLEESFSYNPCLMEAIAVKMRFHSQLFSQDWADSTFSVMERQNKNPALTPQPGVPSLFLCTLTLILLLSLW
- the GFRA3 gene encoding GDNF family receptor alpha-3 isoform X2, yielding MARPPNPGPLSPLLLLLLPLLVPLPLGADPLPTEGRLGNNCIQARRKCQVDPVCSAAYHHLNSCTSSISTPSATQELLVPEDCREAAQHLRNSSLMSCTCHRRMKNQVACLDIYWTVHLARSLGDYELDVSPYEDTVTRKPWKMNLSKLNMLKPDSDLCLKFAMLCTLNDKCDRLRKAYVEACSGSHCQRHTCLRQLRIFFERASEPHAQGLLLCPCAQADQGCGQRRRNTIAPSCALPSGAPNCLELQSLCVADPLCRSRLVDFQTHCHPLDILGTCATEQSRCLRAYMGMIGTAMTPNFVSNVNISVALSCTCRGSGNLQEECEQLEESFSYNPCLMEAIAVKMRFHSQLFSQDWADSTFSVMERQNKNPALTPQPGVPSLFLCTLTLILLLSLW